Part of the Phalacrocorax carbo chromosome 9, bPhaCar2.1, whole genome shotgun sequence genome is shown below.
CAGGGCTCCAGTTCTtgagcagcacagaaaagcaatttttttttaagagctacTAAAAGAATACTGGGAGCTTTCTGCGGTCAGTGGGGGAGCAGGCCTCTGGCCAGCAGCAGTAGTGAAGAGTACAAGTAGTCTATACTTAGGGGTGAGTTAGTCAGCTATGGTGCTGGTTATGAGATCTCAGTACAAGCCCACCTGAATTCTAGCTGTCAGGAAGCCTACGCAGAAACATCTGACACTTTGCAAACAGGTGTGCACTCATTTAGAGGTTTTTCTTACCCTATTGTACTCCTGCTTAGAGGGAGGAAGCCAACGTCTGCTCTGCTGGTGCAAGGCGGCTTCTACCACAGtataaatttttaaacagcaatagTAGAATGTGCCTTCAACAATAGCTTGCCTGGCTACATATCTGACTTGCTGGAGGGAACCTTTACGTGTGAACAGGCGCACATGGCTCACTCATCCACTAGAGCATCTGTGTTGACAATGgggacaaaaatatttactgtcgCTCTTTTTCCTGAGTGCTTTGCAAGGATTCTTTTTGAATCCTAAAACTGAAGGCTACTCTAGTCCTACTGCCAAGTGTAACACCTCACAACAACAAACTAACCGGTTGCACTTTTTGCTTCTCAAGGAGGTTTTGATCGTGTCAAAGGGCACAGAGGATAGCAGTGCAAGAGGGTAAGAGATATTTTGCAGTGAGCCCTGCATATCTCcttctttgctttcattcatGCTGTGAAGGGGTTTTTGAGCAACCCCTCCCCACCATGCACTCTCTCTGACTTACAAGACTTAATCATCAAAATAGTCTCAGGAAGACTAGTTAGCTCTTGGCTCCCTGTCTAGATTGTTTTGTAGAAGCACAGAGAAACAACAGCTCCTTTGAGGATACAAGaagagagcaaaataaaatgtagtcATGCGTCCTATCTGATTCATTGCCCATTTCTACTAACTGGTTCTGTTCTTCCAGCATCTCCAGGCTCCTTGTTCCTCATTCCCTATTACAAGACTATGAGATGGAGGCAGTAGCACAACATATGTTTCTCTTGGTAGCACAACCTGCTTAGACTGTTCTTGACCCCACACCAGCAACTCCGTTTAGCTGCTGTAACTTTCTGTGGGCTTGCACGAGAACTGACTCAGGAGCACTCTGGTTAGTTTTTGACACACATCATCATGTCCTAGCCCTTATTCACTGTGTGACCCCACAAACAGCTGTCCTGGCACAACATTACAGGGTAAACTGATGTGGCAGCAACTGCCAAGAACTCCCCAGGGCTGTTTCAAGTCCCTCAGTTTAGGTGTTCTCATCTTTTTTTAGAAGCCCTTATGTATCCAGGGCTAATAAGCTTGGTCAATGCTCTACTGGATTGTGTCTCCATGTAGCAGACACCATGAAGTATAAAAGTAGAGCATCTGGCtatgaaataaaagtatttggCCAGGTTGCTGTAGAACAAACCCCCGGTGCTGCTTGCACAGGCCATTCACAGGCTGCCAGCTGCTACTGGTTTGTCTAGGCAGCTTCGCAGGAGCACTGCCTGGTATCCTGCAAGGCAAGGTGGCACttcagagtttttaaaaaaaactttaaaacagcaaaattaattttaagagaaaCTCTTTATGAACATAAGCCTTTAACTGGCATTCCTCAAACTGAGCATTAGTGTCAGGGCTCTCACAGCCATTCAAATTAAACTCATAAACTGTTATTAATAACTTACCCTGAAAATGCCTGTACCTTTTTCTGATGCCTGTTTGCCTGTACTATTCGCAACTTGTTTTCTATTGCAACAAAGTAAAACCAGAGCCTACCAAAGGAAGTTGCTACATTCCATTCTCTTTAAATAAAGAAGGGGTGTAATTAAAAATGGCAGTATTAAATCTGCTAAATCATTGACACTAGAGAGTATCTGACAATATTATAACACTATGGTCAGCTTATGGTATGGGGAGacctgaattatttttcctggtGGTCTCCAATTCATTTATCCTTACTCTGAATTCATGACTGCAGAAAAGTTTTAAGTCATTTCCCCAGAGTAACATTTATTAGAGCTACGGATGTGTTAGCCTTTAAACAAATCCAAATGTTGTAACTGAGAAGAGGGAAACAAAGCTGCCTTAATGCTTGACAGCTGTGTTAGCTGTAGCCATTTTCAGagctgggagaggaaggagggaaactTGAGTTAATTTAAAGTACTAGCAAAATTAGTAGGTATTACCAACTGAAGGATTTTTATAATTGCATACCACGACTACTTAATTACCAAAGCTGAAAAACTGACCTCATCATCCTTCATTTGCTGTCCTAAACCTGCTCTCTTTAGTTCTACATTAAAAATCAGTACGATGTAGCCCAATGTGGAGGCCCAacttcttgtaatttttttttcccactttgaATTTGTCCATCTTTAATGTTGTTCTTGCAACAAAGTCTGCATGACTTTTTTGTGATTCTCCTAAAAGGACAGAGACACCTTGGTTTTTATTCTTCCACTTAAGTATGATGTACTGGGTTAAGTTACTTAGCATTATCATTAAATGCACTAAGTGATCTACATCCGAATATCTAGTTTCTTATCATTCCCCCTTACAGTCACTGATGCCAATTACCTATTGCTTGTGGAGTTGGGCTGTTTATTCCTCCTCAACAAActggaaaatgcagaagagTAAAAACTTCATTCGTTAACATTCAACTCAGGTAAAAGGGTACAACAAAAGCAAGGACTGATTAAACCAGGACACCAGACTCTCAAGTGAAGTATCTCTGTTTAGACAGAGAAAGGATactataaataaatacaaaattttgaGGCAAGCATTAAATACGGTTTAATACAGTTTTGTTATATATGTCATTAAACTAATCTAATACCAAACCTTTGCTTGCAGGTACCACAACTTCCTGGCTTTTCCTGGCTAAAGCCCTGCCTTTCAACATCTGATATCGTGTACATTGGTTTGAGGGATGTGGATCCTGCAGAATAGTAAGTTGATTTAGATTAAAGGATTTCTCTAAAGGCTGAAATCATGAGCTGCTTTCCACATCTGGCTGTTCCATTCACAAAGGCTGCTAGATTTAAGCTTAGGCcagtaataattttttaaattattttaacagctaCATTTTGAAGAACTATGAAATCCAGTATTTTTCCATGAGGGATATTGATCGCCTTGGAATTCAGAAAGTTATGGAAAGAACACTTGAACAACTGATGGGCGGGTAAGAAACTATTATCCGACTTAAACTACTCTAATCATCCACTTGTTAAATATCTACTTTCCTTCTGCATCTTGAACTGGAACGATTTTACAGTGTTTAGCAAAAAGCTACAAGAGAGGTTAGAGTTATGGCTTTGTTTTACATGATTTGTTGTGTTTCTTGAGGAGTTCTGCACTTCGCTGCAGTTTGACAAAATGTCTGAATCATCTTGGAGTCTAAGGTATCcattatacttttaaaaacatatgtaGTGACTGTTAGTGCCTGAGGTAGAAGCACTTGATGGCTTCCTCCTTAGACTGTGCTATAGATGCTGCCACGTTCAGTTCAGCTACTGAAATGCACTGGAACCACTTCAGTTCAGTGCTGAAGTCTTTGCTACCCTTGTTCACATTTGCTGAACTATCAGGGCTCCCTGATCTATCAGGGAGCAAATCGTGCTGGTCTAGGGACACATGGAGAGGATCAGGGCTGAGTGACCTCTCACCACAGGGTAGAACAGAAGTCCTGTAAGCCGAGCAAGGCCCATGGATCTGTGCTGCATGCTGTTGTATCTAAAGATGCGCTTGCCCTCCCTTCCTGGCTGCAGCTGTGTCAAGTGAAGTTGCTAATCCAGATGCTTCTCCCTACTGAGCATCTGCAGTAAATTGGAATTACTCATGCTACCACTTAAACAGCTCATCTGAGGGACAAGCAGTGTCCAATTTCTTAAGCTGTCACAGGTTGCCAGACATCATGTAGTGACTAACTAATGTTTTAGGTTTGAGATtatcctttgctttttcatcaGCTAGGCTTACATGGCAGAGTTTGGAGGCAGCCTTCAACTATTGACCTGAAAAATGCAGAACGACCCATTCATTGTGATGAGCTGTCTATGAAATCCTTAAGCTTCATGTTTCCTCCATCCTAGATGCCACGCAAATCGATGTTTCAGCCTTTCACCCTGGCTTTCTgtacaaaaggagaaaaggctgGATTACATTGTatgtttctctgtgcttttccaGCTAAGGAGACAAATACCGGATAAGATGGTTAGAACTGAAGTACTTATCTTCAGCCAAATCAGACCTGGGCAGAGGCTCAGTAAAAGTAGAAAGTCAAACTTCCATTTTCCCAATGCGTACTGGGGAAAGTTCTGAGCTAAGAGATGTTTCCACGTCCAAAGATACTAACAAAATAAAGTCCTTTCCAAGTGTATGTAAGACACAGTGTGTGACTTAAGACCTTTAGCATCATGGAGCATGATGCTACTGTGCTGATCAGCCTGGACAGTAAGAAATAAATGTAGAAAAAGTTCAGGGTTCTGAGATAGCTTTTCTTGGTTTATTCTGCCTCAGGAGACAGAGACCAATCCACCTGAGTTTTGACATTGATGCTTTTGATCCCTCACTGGCTCCAGCAACTGGGACTCCTGTTCTGGGTGGATTGACTTACAGAGAAGGCATGTACATCACAGAGGAAATACACAACACAGGTAGGAGTTGACCAGCAGCACTGGACTGAGCAAGGATGGGACAAACTACACAGAGCTCATATTGGTTCTGTCTCTCCTGTGTAACTAGATAATAAGATAAAGGTAGCCAAACCTGAGGTGCCTACAGAGCCAATCCAGCCTTCAGTAAGGGGAAAAGCAGCCCTATGTTTGGGCAGTGCCCCAGGTGTTAGAAGCAGCTTAACCGTCAACTTACCAAAAGTGAATAAAATACATAAGATGACCAAGTTGTTAATACATTATGTAACACTGTCCCCTGCTCTGAAACACATAAGGTAAGATGTAAAAATGGGCTtccatgattaaaaaaaaaaataaatgcaaacagcTCTGTAGGATTGAAGGCTAGCAAATCAAGCTTTTGCAAGTGTGCTGCAGCTGACTCAATATATGAGGAATTTCCTTCTTATGCAtggagtttttgtttgtttaaacaaTGAGTTACTTGCAGTGAAAGTTGGtatgggaagaaggaaaaaaaaaaatccaacaaacaACACATCACAACCAGACAACAGATTCAACAGAATCATGAGTAGGATGGCAGAAAATACTAGGTGAAACTATAATATCCCCTAATTTTTGGACTGGGAgcaaacaagattaaaaaactATTCCCCTCATAAGTGTATATGGAACATCAAACTAAATGCTAAAAGCATGGATGAGTGAGGTAGTGACAATATAAGAAAGaaccaaattaaaaacacaaacttGCATCTAGGAGTGATAACCTCATCCCTCACTTGAGCCAATTCTACTTAAGCCTGTGGCCTACTCTATCCCTTAGACAAGTATCAGGTTTGCTGCAATGAATGAAAAGCTGCATAAGAATCACTGTTAGGGATTTTACCCTTTTCTTCATAGTAACCATGCTGTGAACTGTTTTCACAGGAATGCTTTCAGCTGTAGACATGGTTGAAGTCAATCCACTGCTTGGAGCTTCTCAAGAGGAAGTGAATGCAACTGCTAGTCTTGCAGTTGATGTGATTGCAACGTGCTTTGGGCAGACAAGGGAAGGAGcacacactgcttttgatgaaCTCCCAACACCCAGTTCTCCAGATGAATCTGACAGTGAAGAGCAAGTGAGGATTTAAGAATCCAAAGCGTTGGGTACACTGGACATTACAGAGCTCTGCCAAGGCCCTTGGGGGGATAGATTGTCAACACTTGGCCGATACTGTTaacttctctgtttttaaataaactagCTTTTCCACTGATCAGTGGCTACTTTACTTAACTAAACAAATAAATCTTGGTATCTAATATATATAAATCgagacaataaaatatttattaccttCTTATTAATCTTACCAGTAGTTCAAGTCTgtctctgccttttccttttactCCCATTCTCTGTCTTTCTAGTGTCAGTACAGTTTC
Proteins encoded:
- the ARG2 gene encoding arginase-2, mitochondrial; this translates as MALRSGFARLLLRKQADAGLQLPKQAHSVALVGAPLSRGQKRRGVDHGPATLRAAGLVERLARLGCQVYDFGDLNFTQVPNDELYNNLILYPRSVGLASQVLADAVSRAVAAGHSCVTIGGDHSLALGSVSGHARQCPHLGVIWVDAHADINTPLTTQSGSLHGQPLSFLLRELKDKVPQLPGFSWLKPCLSTSDIVYIGLRDVDPAEYYILKNYEIQYFSMRDIDRLGIQKVMERTLEQLMGGRQRPIHLSFDIDAFDPSLAPATGTPVLGGLTYREGMYITEEIHNTGMLSAVDMVEVNPLLGASQEEVNATASLAVDVIATCFGQTREGAHTAFDELPTPSSPDESDSEEQVRI